The genomic region GCACCTTGCTCAACCTGATCGGCGGTATGGACCGCCCGAGCGCCGGCCATGTTTTCTATGGTGGCTTTGACCTCTCGCAAGCCGATGACGACGCTCTCACCCGCTACCGCCGGGAGAAGGTTGGTTTCATCTTCCAGTTCTACAACCTCGTACCCACGCTGACCGCGTATGAGAACGTCCAAGTGGCTACGGAGCTGGCCCGCGATCCACTTGAGCCAATCGAAGCTTTGAATATGGTCGACATGGGTGATCGTGCCGGCCACTTTCCTGCCCAGCTCTCCGGCGGCGAGCAGCAGCGTGTGGCCATCGCTCGAGCTCTAGCCAAGCGACCGGAGCTGGTTCTGGCCGACGAGCCCACCGGCGCGCTGGACCTTACCGCTGCCCGCATGGTTCTCTCCACCTTGCAGGAGCTGAACCGCACCCGCAACCTGACCGTGCTGATTATCACCCACAACCCATCCATTGGGGCGATTGCCGATCGCGCCGTTCGCCTGGTGAGCGGCCGTGTTGCCGAGCTGCATGTCAATGAGAAGCCCATCCCAGCAATGGAAGTGGAGTGGTGATTTGTGGCCGTGCTGAACCGCAAACTGTTGCGCGACCTGCGGGGAGGGCGGGGGGTTTTACTGACTGTTGTAGTCATCATCTCCGCCGGTACAGGCTCGTTCATCGCGATGGGTTCCGCCCAGCGCATCCTGATTGCCAGTCAGCGTGCCTATTACGATCGCTGTCGCTTCGCTGACTTCTGGGTGGACGTCAAGAAGGCGCCGC from Phycisphaerae bacterium harbors:
- a CDS encoding ABC transporter ATP-binding protein produces the protein MTNTQPLIRIQGASRIFRMGEVEVPALADVDLDISGGELMVILGPSGSGKSTLLNLIGGMDRPSAGHVFYGGFDLSQADDDALTRYRREKVGFIFQFYNLVPTLTAYENVQVATELARDPLEPIEALNMVDMGDRAGHFPAQLSGGEQQRVAIARALAKRPELVLADEPTGALDLTAARMVLSTLQELNRTRNLTVLIITHNPSIGAIADRAVRLVSGRVAELHVNEKPIPAMEVEW